A stretch of the Xiphias gladius isolate SHS-SW01 ecotype Sanya breed wild chromosome 21, ASM1685928v1, whole genome shotgun sequence genome encodes the following:
- the per3 gene encoding period circadian protein homolog 3 isoform X2, whose product MTSHLRLITALEAPLDPPQFQPRANSEYYKLLMRNGQDERRDTTVCAREELERVTSEHTLKNTDSFVVVFSLSSGRVLYTSEQAPSILCCKRKLLESAKFVELLFHQDVNVFYAHTAQPHLPPWSNSHKAGVLFDCAQVKSFFCRIRGGKDREGEIRYNPFRITPYLLNVQGTGSSGDEEEPCCLALAERIISGYEAPRIPMDKRIFTTTHSPGCVFLEVDDRAVPLLGYLPQDLIGTSMLTCIHPEDRPLMLSMHRKVLKYAGQPPFEHSPVRLRCQNGDYITLDTSWSSFINPWSRKVAFIIGRHKVRTSPLNEDVFAARTKEDFPVTHEEIKDLQAKIYKLFLQPVHNNGSSGYGSLGSNGSHEHYISVASSSDSNGNLWEDSHREPMTLQQICADVNRVKSWGQQAYLDSSHKIALLGKPATARVPPPASNHEVRDHEESRKQTHIPSYQQINCVDNIIRYLESCTGPALKRKSESHSLLTSSSSSSTSEDDKPAGATDTAQASSDVVVLDSEVSVGPTAAAVVGTPLTDITMSTKAMSVVSVTSQCSYSSTIVHVPQPESEATALEDAPMGSEPAEAAPTPVRPAPSPATEERRFVGLTKEVLSAHTQKEEQEYVDRFRHRILQSPYSSYLQLDNSSVAHSHHPGDYLRPLSAGDWNRSRRGKPRHKRPKPQGSSDSYASPPGPPRRVPDSSWPSSESSHPQMGAPYSQTSPLQAPFFPVMATQPGPEQLHRPQQLPGATPVVLQPPDQTHSSYNFNIMQSAQSLPGMQPIQMEPFQNMQNMQNFHTMQPMAPVQTVNPYMAPVMAVILPNYPTFTAGYPSIYPPSSPSMLPQVPITMTGFAPGSAPFPQSQFQAQSGPHTLTSPALLLCSPRPSSSVGEEEEAAGRRALFSSSRSSSPLQLNLLQEELPKPSEGQSSIGQNHAESPHEKHGNEGVAPSESGNHDTRSTSSELLDMLLQEDARSGTGSNASGSGSGESGGSLGSGSGSGSNGTSTSLTGSSNSSKYFASNDSSDTSRKARKSQEAPAEHQHSFDTRVENSLWSMIQHTPERVMMTYQIHTRDQNEVLSEDREKLQVLQPLQPWFSQEQREELAEVHPWIQQHTIPQEIDTQGCVSCSSGAGVTHSPHPPAPDSSSPLESPHQDSIGPVADT is encoded by the exons ATGACCTCTCATCTTCGGCTAATCACAGCCCTGGAAGCGCCACTGGATCCACCTCAGTTTCAACCAAGAG CCAATAGTGAATACTATAAATTGCTGATGAGAAATGGccaggatgagaggagagataCCACTGTTTGCGCCCGGGAAGAGTTGGAAAGAGTCACCTCTGAACACACCCTTAAAAACACG gactCCTTCGTGGTGGTTTTCTCCCTGTCAAGCGGCCGCGTGCTGTATACGTCGGAGCAGGCTCCCAGCATCCTGTGCTGCAAGAGGAAGTTACTGGAGTCAGCCAAGTTTGTGGAGCTCCTCTTCCACCAAGATGTTAATGTCTTCTACGCGCACACAGCTCAGCCGCACCTCCCACCCTGGAGCAACTCGCACAAAG cGGGGGTTCTGTTTGACTGTGCCCAGGTGAAGTCGTTCTTCTGCAGAATCAG GGGCGGGAAGGACCGTGAGGGTGAGATACGTTACAACCCATTCAGGATCACACCTTACCTGCTGAACGTGCAGGGAACAGGAAGCAGTGGGGATGAGGAGGAGCCGTGCTGCCTAGCGCTGGCTGAACGCATCATCTCTGGATATGAAG CACCTCGGATCCCCATGGACAAGCGCATCTTCACCACCACACACTCCcctggctgtgtgtttctggaAGTGGATGACAG GGCTGTGCCGTTGCTAGGATACCTTCCCCAGGATCTGATCGGCACGTCGATGCTGACTTGCATTCACCCAGAGGACCGGCCCCTCATGCTGTCTATGCACCGGAAAG TGTTGAAGTATGCGGGCCAGCCTCCATTTGAGCACTCTCCTGTGCGTCTGCGCTGTCAGAATGGAGACTACATCACCTTGGACACCAGCTGGTCCAGCTTCATCAACCCATGGAGCCGCAAGGTGGCCTTTATCATCGGACGGCATAAAGTCAGGAC GAGTCCGCTGAATGAGGATGTGTTCGCTGCAAGGACTAAGGAGGATTTTCCAGTCACTCATGAGGAAATAAAAGATCTGCAAGCAAAAATCTATAAGCTTTTCCTTCAG CCGGTCCACAACAATGGTTCCAGTGGTTACGGCAGTTTGGGAAGTAACGGCTCTCACGAGCATTACATCAGCGTAGCTTCTTCAAGTGACAGCAATGGGAACCTGTGGGAGGACTCACACCGGGAACCG ATGACTTTGCAGCAGATCTGTGCTGATGTGAACAGAGTGAAGAGTTGGGGCCAGCAGGCTTATTTGGATTCCAGCCACAAAATTGCTCTTCTTGGCAAACCTGCCACAG CACGTGTGCCTCCCCCAGCCTCCAACCATGAGGTTCGAGACCATGAAGAAAGCAGGAAGCAAACGCACATTCCCTCCTATCAGCAAATCAACTGTGTGGACAACATCATCAG ATATTTGGAGAGCTGTACAGGTCCAGCCCTTAAGCGTAAGAGTGAATCTCATTCTCTACtcacctcttcttcctcatcctctacCTCAGAAGATGACAAGCCAGCTGGAGCCACTGACACTGCTCAAGCCAGCTCAGATG TTGTGGTGTTGGACAGTGAGGTATCAGTGGGCcctacagctgcagctgtagtGGGAACGCCTCTGACAGACATCACAATGTCCACCAAGGCCATGAGTGTGGTCTCGGTCACCAGCCAGTGTTCGTACAGCAGCACCATCGTACATGTGCCGCAGCCTGAGTCAG AGGCCACGGCACTGGAGGATGCACCAATGGGCAGTGAGCCTGCTGAAGCTGCTCCCACCCCTGTCCGTCCTGCCCCAAGTCCTGCCACAGAGGAGCGAAGGTTTGTAGGTCTCACCAAGGAGGTGCTGTCAGCTCACACACAGAAGGAGGAGCAAGAGTATGTGGATCGCTTCCGCCATCGCATCCTTCAGAGCCCCTACAGCTCCTACCTTCAGCTGGATAACAGCTCGGTGGCTCACTCCCACCACCCAG GTGATTACCTACGTCCATTAAGCGCTGGTGATTGGAACCGCTCTCGGAGAGGAAAGCCCAGACACAAGCGTCCGAAACCCCAGGGTTCCTCAGACAGCTACGCCTCCCCACCTGGCCCCCCTCGCCGTGTCCCTGACTCTTCTTGGCCCTCCTCAGAGTCCTCCCATCCTCAGATGGGGGCACCCTACAGCCAAACATCCCCACTCCAGGCGCCATTCTTCCCTGTTATGGCGACTCAGCCTGGCCCAGAGCAACTGCACAGACCACAACAGTTGCCCGGAGCAACTCCTGTAGTGTTGCAACCTCCAGACCAAACCCATTCCAGCTACAACTTCAACATCATGCAGTCTGCCCAGAGCCTGCCAGGCATGCAGCCAATCCAGATGGAGCCATTTCAGAATATGCAGAATATGCAGAACTTTCACACCATGCAGCCAATGGCTCCAGTTCAGACCGTCAACCCTTACATGGCTCCGGTCATGGCTGTCATCCTGCCCAACTACCCAACTTTCACTGCAGGTTACCCGTCCATTTACCCACCGTCTTCTCCTTCCATGCTGCCCCAGGTACCCATCACCATGACCGGCTTTGCCCCTGGCAGTGCACCCTTCCCGCAGTCTCAGTTCCAAGCCCAGTCTGGCCCCCACACTCTGACCTCCCCGGCCCTTCTGCTTTGCTCTCCCAGACCCAGCTCCTCTGttggggaggaagaggaggcagctGGGCGTCGGGCTTTATTCTCCAGCTCTCGCTCGAGCTCTCCGCTGCAGCTCAAcctgctgcaggaggagctgcCCAAGCCGAGTGAAGGGCAGAGCAGCATCGGGCAAAACCACGCCGAGAGCCCCCACGAAAAACATGGCAACGAG GGTGTAGCCCCCAGCGAGTCTGGGAACCATGATACCCGGTCTACATCCAGTGAGCTGCTTGACATGCTGCTGCAGGAGGATGCCAGGTCAGGGACCGGCTCCAACGCCTCGGGGTCAGGATCAGGGGAGTCTGGAGGCTCACTGGGATCTGGTTCTGGATCTGGCTCCAATGGAACCTCCACCTCTCTCACTG gcagcagcaacagcagcaaataCTTTGCCAGCAATGATTCATCAGACACATCACGCAAAGCCCGCAAGAGCCAGGAGGCACCAGCAGAGCACCAACACAGCTTTGATACTCGGGTGGAGAACTCGCTGTGGAGCATGATCCAGCACACACCTGAGCGAGTCATGATGACGTACCAGATCCACACcag GGACCAGAACGAGGTTTTGTCAGAGGACAGGGAGAAGCTTCAGGTGCTTCAGCCCCTCCAGCCCTGGTTCAGccaggagcagagagaggagctggCTGAGGTCCATCCCTGGATCCAGCAGCATACTATCCCACAGGAGATAGATACACAG GGTTGTGTGAGCTGCAGCTCAGGAGCGGGGGTCACCCACTCCCCTCACCCACCTGCCCCAGATAGCTCATCCCCTCTGGAGAGCCCTCATCAGGACTCCATTGGACCTGTGGCGGACACCTGA
- the per3 gene encoding period circadian protein homolog 3 isoform X1, whose product MCDQSAEMPGGDSGPDGEEPALTSSTGEHGGEERITSGQQDTGAQSEGLNGEESGASGGEVGQEDEEMTSGSHDLSSSANHSPGSATGSTSVSTKSSEHVNGGRGQAHREVMITVAEMKKRLPSEKCSRSKASTVEALHYALNCVKQVQANSEYYKLLMRNGQDERRDTTVCAREELERVTSEHTLKNTDSFVVVFSLSSGRVLYTSEQAPSILCCKRKLLESAKFVELLFHQDVNVFYAHTAQPHLPPWSNSHKAGVLFDCAQVKSFFCRIRGGKDREGEIRYNPFRITPYLLNVQGTGSSGDEEEPCCLALAERIISGYEAPRIPMDKRIFTTTHSPGCVFLEVDDRAVPLLGYLPQDLIGTSMLTCIHPEDRPLMLSMHRKVLKYAGQPPFEHSPVRLRCQNGDYITLDTSWSSFINPWSRKVAFIIGRHKVRTSPLNEDVFAARTKEDFPVTHEEIKDLQAKIYKLFLQPVHNNGSSGYGSLGSNGSHEHYISVASSSDSNGNLWEDSHREPMTLQQICADVNRVKSWGQQAYLDSSHKIALLGKPATARVPPPASNHEVRDHEESRKQTHIPSYQQINCVDNIIRYLESCTGPALKRKSESHSLLTSSSSSSTSEDDKPAGATDTAQASSDVVVLDSEVSVGPTAAAVVGTPLTDITMSTKAMSVVSVTSQCSYSSTIVHVPQPESEATALEDAPMGSEPAEAAPTPVRPAPSPATEERRFVGLTKEVLSAHTQKEEQEYVDRFRHRILQSPYSSYLQLDNSSVAHSHHPGDYLRPLSAGDWNRSRRGKPRHKRPKPQGSSDSYASPPGPPRRVPDSSWPSSESSHPQMGAPYSQTSPLQAPFFPVMATQPGPEQLHRPQQLPGATPVVLQPPDQTHSSYNFNIMQSAQSLPGMQPIQMEPFQNMQNMQNFHTMQPMAPVQTVNPYMAPVMAVILPNYPTFTAGYPSIYPPSSPSMLPQVPITMTGFAPGSAPFPQSQFQAQSGPHTLTSPALLLCSPRPSSSVGEEEEAAGRRALFSSSRSSSPLQLNLLQEELPKPSEGQSSIGQNHAESPHEKHGNEGVAPSESGNHDTRSTSSELLDMLLQEDARSGTGSNASGSGSGESGGSLGSGSGSGSNGTSTSLTGSSNSSKYFASNDSSDTSRKARKSQEAPAEHQHSFDTRVENSLWSMIQHTPERVMMTYQIHTRDQNEVLSEDREKLQVLQPLQPWFSQEQREELAEVHPWIQQHTIPQEIDTQGCVSCSSGAGVTHSPHPPAPDSSSPLESPHQDSIGPVADT is encoded by the exons ATGTGTGACCAAAGTGCAGAGATGCCTGGGGGGGACAGTGGTCCAGATGGGGAGGAACCTGCATTAACGTCATCCACAGGAGAACacggaggggaggagaggattACTTCAGGGCAGCAGGACACAGGGGCGCAGTCCGAGGGCCTCAATGGAGAGGAGAGCGGAGCTTCAGGTGGAGAAGTAGGGCAGGAAGATGAGGAGATGACTAGCGGTTCCCATGACCTCTCATCTTCGGCTAATCACAGCCCTGGAAGCGCCACTGGATCCACCTCAGTTTCAACCAAGAG CAGTGAGCATGTAAATGGTGGCAGAGGGCAGGCCCACAGAGAAGTGATGATCACTGTGGCTGAGATGAAGAAGAGGCTCCCATCAGAAAAATGCAGTCGCAGCAAAGCCAGCACTGTGGAGGCCTTACATTATGCACTCAACTGTGTCAAACAAGTGCAAG CCAATAGTGAATACTATAAATTGCTGATGAGAAATGGccaggatgagaggagagataCCACTGTTTGCGCCCGGGAAGAGTTGGAAAGAGTCACCTCTGAACACACCCTTAAAAACACG gactCCTTCGTGGTGGTTTTCTCCCTGTCAAGCGGCCGCGTGCTGTATACGTCGGAGCAGGCTCCCAGCATCCTGTGCTGCAAGAGGAAGTTACTGGAGTCAGCCAAGTTTGTGGAGCTCCTCTTCCACCAAGATGTTAATGTCTTCTACGCGCACACAGCTCAGCCGCACCTCCCACCCTGGAGCAACTCGCACAAAG cGGGGGTTCTGTTTGACTGTGCCCAGGTGAAGTCGTTCTTCTGCAGAATCAG GGGCGGGAAGGACCGTGAGGGTGAGATACGTTACAACCCATTCAGGATCACACCTTACCTGCTGAACGTGCAGGGAACAGGAAGCAGTGGGGATGAGGAGGAGCCGTGCTGCCTAGCGCTGGCTGAACGCATCATCTCTGGATATGAAG CACCTCGGATCCCCATGGACAAGCGCATCTTCACCACCACACACTCCcctggctgtgtgtttctggaAGTGGATGACAG GGCTGTGCCGTTGCTAGGATACCTTCCCCAGGATCTGATCGGCACGTCGATGCTGACTTGCATTCACCCAGAGGACCGGCCCCTCATGCTGTCTATGCACCGGAAAG TGTTGAAGTATGCGGGCCAGCCTCCATTTGAGCACTCTCCTGTGCGTCTGCGCTGTCAGAATGGAGACTACATCACCTTGGACACCAGCTGGTCCAGCTTCATCAACCCATGGAGCCGCAAGGTGGCCTTTATCATCGGACGGCATAAAGTCAGGAC GAGTCCGCTGAATGAGGATGTGTTCGCTGCAAGGACTAAGGAGGATTTTCCAGTCACTCATGAGGAAATAAAAGATCTGCAAGCAAAAATCTATAAGCTTTTCCTTCAG CCGGTCCACAACAATGGTTCCAGTGGTTACGGCAGTTTGGGAAGTAACGGCTCTCACGAGCATTACATCAGCGTAGCTTCTTCAAGTGACAGCAATGGGAACCTGTGGGAGGACTCACACCGGGAACCG ATGACTTTGCAGCAGATCTGTGCTGATGTGAACAGAGTGAAGAGTTGGGGCCAGCAGGCTTATTTGGATTCCAGCCACAAAATTGCTCTTCTTGGCAAACCTGCCACAG CACGTGTGCCTCCCCCAGCCTCCAACCATGAGGTTCGAGACCATGAAGAAAGCAGGAAGCAAACGCACATTCCCTCCTATCAGCAAATCAACTGTGTGGACAACATCATCAG ATATTTGGAGAGCTGTACAGGTCCAGCCCTTAAGCGTAAGAGTGAATCTCATTCTCTACtcacctcttcttcctcatcctctacCTCAGAAGATGACAAGCCAGCTGGAGCCACTGACACTGCTCAAGCCAGCTCAGATG TTGTGGTGTTGGACAGTGAGGTATCAGTGGGCcctacagctgcagctgtagtGGGAACGCCTCTGACAGACATCACAATGTCCACCAAGGCCATGAGTGTGGTCTCGGTCACCAGCCAGTGTTCGTACAGCAGCACCATCGTACATGTGCCGCAGCCTGAGTCAG AGGCCACGGCACTGGAGGATGCACCAATGGGCAGTGAGCCTGCTGAAGCTGCTCCCACCCCTGTCCGTCCTGCCCCAAGTCCTGCCACAGAGGAGCGAAGGTTTGTAGGTCTCACCAAGGAGGTGCTGTCAGCTCACACACAGAAGGAGGAGCAAGAGTATGTGGATCGCTTCCGCCATCGCATCCTTCAGAGCCCCTACAGCTCCTACCTTCAGCTGGATAACAGCTCGGTGGCTCACTCCCACCACCCAG GTGATTACCTACGTCCATTAAGCGCTGGTGATTGGAACCGCTCTCGGAGAGGAAAGCCCAGACACAAGCGTCCGAAACCCCAGGGTTCCTCAGACAGCTACGCCTCCCCACCTGGCCCCCCTCGCCGTGTCCCTGACTCTTCTTGGCCCTCCTCAGAGTCCTCCCATCCTCAGATGGGGGCACCCTACAGCCAAACATCCCCACTCCAGGCGCCATTCTTCCCTGTTATGGCGACTCAGCCTGGCCCAGAGCAACTGCACAGACCACAACAGTTGCCCGGAGCAACTCCTGTAGTGTTGCAACCTCCAGACCAAACCCATTCCAGCTACAACTTCAACATCATGCAGTCTGCCCAGAGCCTGCCAGGCATGCAGCCAATCCAGATGGAGCCATTTCAGAATATGCAGAATATGCAGAACTTTCACACCATGCAGCCAATGGCTCCAGTTCAGACCGTCAACCCTTACATGGCTCCGGTCATGGCTGTCATCCTGCCCAACTACCCAACTTTCACTGCAGGTTACCCGTCCATTTACCCACCGTCTTCTCCTTCCATGCTGCCCCAGGTACCCATCACCATGACCGGCTTTGCCCCTGGCAGTGCACCCTTCCCGCAGTCTCAGTTCCAAGCCCAGTCTGGCCCCCACACTCTGACCTCCCCGGCCCTTCTGCTTTGCTCTCCCAGACCCAGCTCCTCTGttggggaggaagaggaggcagctGGGCGTCGGGCTTTATTCTCCAGCTCTCGCTCGAGCTCTCCGCTGCAGCTCAAcctgctgcaggaggagctgcCCAAGCCGAGTGAAGGGCAGAGCAGCATCGGGCAAAACCACGCCGAGAGCCCCCACGAAAAACATGGCAACGAG GGTGTAGCCCCCAGCGAGTCTGGGAACCATGATACCCGGTCTACATCCAGTGAGCTGCTTGACATGCTGCTGCAGGAGGATGCCAGGTCAGGGACCGGCTCCAACGCCTCGGGGTCAGGATCAGGGGAGTCTGGAGGCTCACTGGGATCTGGTTCTGGATCTGGCTCCAATGGAACCTCCACCTCTCTCACTG gcagcagcaacagcagcaaataCTTTGCCAGCAATGATTCATCAGACACATCACGCAAAGCCCGCAAGAGCCAGGAGGCACCAGCAGAGCACCAACACAGCTTTGATACTCGGGTGGAGAACTCGCTGTGGAGCATGATCCAGCACACACCTGAGCGAGTCATGATGACGTACCAGATCCACACcag GGACCAGAACGAGGTTTTGTCAGAGGACAGGGAGAAGCTTCAGGTGCTTCAGCCCCTCCAGCCCTGGTTCAGccaggagcagagagaggagctggCTGAGGTCCATCCCTGGATCCAGCAGCATACTATCCCACAGGAGATAGATACACAG GGTTGTGTGAGCTGCAGCTCAGGAGCGGGGGTCACCCACTCCCCTCACCCACCTGCCCCAGATAGCTCATCCCCTCTGGAGAGCCCTCATCAGGACTCCATTGGACCTGTGGCGGACACCTGA
- the per3 gene encoding period circadian protein homolog 3 isoform X3 translates to MCDQSAEMPGGDSGPDGEEPALTSSTGEHGGEERITSGQQDTGAQSEGLNGEESGASGGEVGQEDEEMTSGSHDLSSSANHSPGSATGSTSVSTKSSEHVNGGRGQAHREVMITVAEMKKRLPSEKCSRSKASTVEALHYALNCVKQVQANSEYYKLLMRNGQDERRDTTVCAREELERVTSEHTLKNTDSFVVVFSLSSGRVLYTSEQAPSILCCKRKLLESAKFVELLFHQDVNVFYAHTAQPHLPPWSNSHKAGVLFDCAQVKSFFCRIRGGKDREGEIRYNPFRITPYLLNVQGTGSSGDEEEPCCLALAERIISGYEAPRIPMDKRIFTTTHSPGCVFLEVDDRAVPLLGYLPQDLIGTSMLTCIHPEDRPLMLSMHRKVLKYAGQPPFEHSPVRLRCQNGDYITLDTSWSSFINPWSRKVAFIIGRHKVRTSPLNEDVFAARTKEDFPVTHEEIKDLQAKIYKLFLQPVHNNGSSGYGSLGSNGSHEHYISVASSSDSNGNLWEDSHREPMTLQQICADVNRVKSWGQQAYLDSSHKIALLGKPATARVPPPASNHEVRDHEESRKQTHIPSYQQINCVDNIIRYLESCTGPALKRKSESHSLLTSSSSSSTSEDDKPAGATDTAQASSDVVVLDSEVSVGPTAAAVVGTPLTDITMSTKAMSVVSVTSQCSYSSTIVHVPQPESEATALEDAPMGSEPAEAAPTPVRPAPSPATEERRFVGLTKEVLSAHTQKEEQEYVDRFRHRILQSPYSSYLQLDNSSVAHSHHPGDYLRPLSAGDWNRSRRGKPRHKRPKPQGSSDSYASPPGPPRRVPDSSWPSSESSHPQMGAPYSQTSPLQAPFFPVMATQPGPEQLHRPQQLPGATPVVLQPPDQTHSSYNFNIMQSAQSLPGMQPIQMEPFQNMQNMQNFHTMQPMAPVQTVNPYMAPVMAVILPNYPTFTAGYPSIYPPSSPSMLPQVPITMTGFAPGSAPFPQSQFQAQSGPHTLTSPALLLCSPRPSSSVGEEEEAAGRRALFSSSRSSSPLQLNLLQEELPKPSEGQSSIGQNHAESPHEKHGNEGVAPSESGNHDTRSTSSELLDMLLQEDARSGTGSNASGSGSGESGGSLGSGSGSGSNGTSTSLTVMARMKNCS, encoded by the exons ATGTGTGACCAAAGTGCAGAGATGCCTGGGGGGGACAGTGGTCCAGATGGGGAGGAACCTGCATTAACGTCATCCACAGGAGAACacggaggggaggagaggattACTTCAGGGCAGCAGGACACAGGGGCGCAGTCCGAGGGCCTCAATGGAGAGGAGAGCGGAGCTTCAGGTGGAGAAGTAGGGCAGGAAGATGAGGAGATGACTAGCGGTTCCCATGACCTCTCATCTTCGGCTAATCACAGCCCTGGAAGCGCCACTGGATCCACCTCAGTTTCAACCAAGAG CAGTGAGCATGTAAATGGTGGCAGAGGGCAGGCCCACAGAGAAGTGATGATCACTGTGGCTGAGATGAAGAAGAGGCTCCCATCAGAAAAATGCAGTCGCAGCAAAGCCAGCACTGTGGAGGCCTTACATTATGCACTCAACTGTGTCAAACAAGTGCAAG CCAATAGTGAATACTATAAATTGCTGATGAGAAATGGccaggatgagaggagagataCCACTGTTTGCGCCCGGGAAGAGTTGGAAAGAGTCACCTCTGAACACACCCTTAAAAACACG gactCCTTCGTGGTGGTTTTCTCCCTGTCAAGCGGCCGCGTGCTGTATACGTCGGAGCAGGCTCCCAGCATCCTGTGCTGCAAGAGGAAGTTACTGGAGTCAGCCAAGTTTGTGGAGCTCCTCTTCCACCAAGATGTTAATGTCTTCTACGCGCACACAGCTCAGCCGCACCTCCCACCCTGGAGCAACTCGCACAAAG cGGGGGTTCTGTTTGACTGTGCCCAGGTGAAGTCGTTCTTCTGCAGAATCAG GGGCGGGAAGGACCGTGAGGGTGAGATACGTTACAACCCATTCAGGATCACACCTTACCTGCTGAACGTGCAGGGAACAGGAAGCAGTGGGGATGAGGAGGAGCCGTGCTGCCTAGCGCTGGCTGAACGCATCATCTCTGGATATGAAG CACCTCGGATCCCCATGGACAAGCGCATCTTCACCACCACACACTCCcctggctgtgtgtttctggaAGTGGATGACAG GGCTGTGCCGTTGCTAGGATACCTTCCCCAGGATCTGATCGGCACGTCGATGCTGACTTGCATTCACCCAGAGGACCGGCCCCTCATGCTGTCTATGCACCGGAAAG TGTTGAAGTATGCGGGCCAGCCTCCATTTGAGCACTCTCCTGTGCGTCTGCGCTGTCAGAATGGAGACTACATCACCTTGGACACCAGCTGGTCCAGCTTCATCAACCCATGGAGCCGCAAGGTGGCCTTTATCATCGGACGGCATAAAGTCAGGAC GAGTCCGCTGAATGAGGATGTGTTCGCTGCAAGGACTAAGGAGGATTTTCCAGTCACTCATGAGGAAATAAAAGATCTGCAAGCAAAAATCTATAAGCTTTTCCTTCAG CCGGTCCACAACAATGGTTCCAGTGGTTACGGCAGTTTGGGAAGTAACGGCTCTCACGAGCATTACATCAGCGTAGCTTCTTCAAGTGACAGCAATGGGAACCTGTGGGAGGACTCACACCGGGAACCG ATGACTTTGCAGCAGATCTGTGCTGATGTGAACAGAGTGAAGAGTTGGGGCCAGCAGGCTTATTTGGATTCCAGCCACAAAATTGCTCTTCTTGGCAAACCTGCCACAG CACGTGTGCCTCCCCCAGCCTCCAACCATGAGGTTCGAGACCATGAAGAAAGCAGGAAGCAAACGCACATTCCCTCCTATCAGCAAATCAACTGTGTGGACAACATCATCAG ATATTTGGAGAGCTGTACAGGTCCAGCCCTTAAGCGTAAGAGTGAATCTCATTCTCTACtcacctcttcttcctcatcctctacCTCAGAAGATGACAAGCCAGCTGGAGCCACTGACACTGCTCAAGCCAGCTCAGATG TTGTGGTGTTGGACAGTGAGGTATCAGTGGGCcctacagctgcagctgtagtGGGAACGCCTCTGACAGACATCACAATGTCCACCAAGGCCATGAGTGTGGTCTCGGTCACCAGCCAGTGTTCGTACAGCAGCACCATCGTACATGTGCCGCAGCCTGAGTCAG AGGCCACGGCACTGGAGGATGCACCAATGGGCAGTGAGCCTGCTGAAGCTGCTCCCACCCCTGTCCGTCCTGCCCCAAGTCCTGCCACAGAGGAGCGAAGGTTTGTAGGTCTCACCAAGGAGGTGCTGTCAGCTCACACACAGAAGGAGGAGCAAGAGTATGTGGATCGCTTCCGCCATCGCATCCTTCAGAGCCCCTACAGCTCCTACCTTCAGCTGGATAACAGCTCGGTGGCTCACTCCCACCACCCAG GTGATTACCTACGTCCATTAAGCGCTGGTGATTGGAACCGCTCTCGGAGAGGAAAGCCCAGACACAAGCGTCCGAAACCCCAGGGTTCCTCAGACAGCTACGCCTCCCCACCTGGCCCCCCTCGCCGTGTCCCTGACTCTTCTTGGCCCTCCTCAGAGTCCTCCCATCCTCAGATGGGGGCACCCTACAGCCAAACATCCCCACTCCAGGCGCCATTCTTCCCTGTTATGGCGACTCAGCCTGGCCCAGAGCAACTGCACAGACCACAACAGTTGCCCGGAGCAACTCCTGTAGTGTTGCAACCTCCAGACCAAACCCATTCCAGCTACAACTTCAACATCATGCAGTCTGCCCAGAGCCTGCCAGGCATGCAGCCAATCCAGATGGAGCCATTTCAGAATATGCAGAATATGCAGAACTTTCACACCATGCAGCCAATGGCTCCAGTTCAGACCGTCAACCCTTACATGGCTCCGGTCATGGCTGTCATCCTGCCCAACTACCCAACTTTCACTGCAGGTTACCCGTCCATTTACCCACCGTCTTCTCCTTCCATGCTGCCCCAGGTACCCATCACCATGACCGGCTTTGCCCCTGGCAGTGCACCCTTCCCGCAGTCTCAGTTCCAAGCCCAGTCTGGCCCCCACACTCTGACCTCCCCGGCCCTTCTGCTTTGCTCTCCCAGACCCAGCTCCTCTGttggggaggaagaggaggcagctGGGCGTCGGGCTTTATTCTCCAGCTCTCGCTCGAGCTCTCCGCTGCAGCTCAAcctgctgcaggaggagctgcCCAAGCCGAGTGAAGGGCAGAGCAGCATCGGGCAAAACCACGCCGAGAGCCCCCACGAAAAACATGGCAACGAG GGTGTAGCCCCCAGCGAGTCTGGGAACCATGATACCCGGTCTACATCCAGTGAGCTGCTTGACATGCTGCTGCAGGAGGATGCCAGGTCAGGGACCGGCTCCAACGCCTCGGGGTCAGGATCAGGGGAGTCTGGAGGCTCACTGGGATCTGGTTCTGGATCTGGCTCCAATGGAACCTCCACCTCTCTCACTG taATGGCAAGAATGAAAAACTGCAGTTAA